The following are from one region of the Nicotiana tomentosiformis chromosome 7, ASM39032v3, whole genome shotgun sequence genome:
- the LOC104091683 gene encoding pentatricopeptide repeat-containing protein At2g41080: MGQSCVRPLSFLPLRSSNSRPFSTASTEFSILCSQGYLKEAFNKFSFLIWDNPSHFSYLLQSCIQKKSFSLTKQLHSLILTSGCFKDKFVSNHLLNAYSKLGQLDTAVSLFDKLPKRNVMSFNILIGGYVQIGDLDSASKLFDEMGERNLASWNAMITGLTQFEFNEKALSLFSQMHGLGYLPDAFTLASVLRGCAGLKDVNKGRQVHGCVLKLGLEDHLVVASSLAHMYMKSGSLREGEMVIKSMPAPTVAAWNTLIAGKAQNGCFEGTLELYNLMKIAGFRPDKITFVSLISSCSELATIGQGQQIHSEVIKTGAVSVVAVDSSLISMYSKCGCLDEAEKIFEDREEADIVLWSAMISAYGFHGKGKDAVGLFHRMEQEGLVPNHVTFLSLLYACSHSGMKDEGLEFFNLMVEKYNVEPQLVHYTCVVDLLGRAGRLQEAEALIRSMPVKPDAVIWKTLLSACKIHKNADMARSIAEEVLRIDPQDSASYVLLANVHASAKRWKYVSEVRKSMRDRGVKKEPGISWLELKNQVHHFIMGDKSHPQSEEVDVYLKELIAELKLEGYVPDTGSVLHDMDLEEKEHNLVHHSEKLAIAFALMNTPEGFPIRIMKNLRICGDCHVAIKYISKIKKREIIVRDASRFHHFKDGCCSCGDYW, translated from the coding sequence ATGGGACAGTCTTGTGTAAGACCTCTGAGTTTCCTTCCCCTCCGTTCATCAAACTCTCGGCCGTTCTCGACAGCCTCCACTGAGTTTTCAATCCTATGTTCTCAAGGTTACCTAAAAGAAGCGTTCAATAAGTTCTCTTTCCTAATATGGGACAATCCATCTCATTTCTCTTACCTTCTACAATCATGCATCCAAAAAAAATCTTTTTCCCTCACCAAACAGCTGCATTCTCTCATACTAACCTCTGGCTGTTTCAAAGACAAATTTGTTTCCAACCACCTCCTTAATGCTTACTCTAAGTTGGGTCAGCTAGATACTGCGGTTTCTCTGTTTGATAAATTGCCTAAAAGAAATGTCATGTCTTTTAACATTTTGATAGGTGGGTATGTACAAATTGGCGATTTGGATAGTGCCTCTAAGCTGTTTGATGAAATGGGTGAGAGAAATTTGGCTTCTTGGAATGCTATGATTACTGGATTGACTCAGTTTGAGTTCAATGAGAAGGCATTGAGTTTGTTTTCACAAATGCATGGATTGGGTTACTTGCCTGATGCATTTACTCTTGCAAGTGTTTTAAGAGGTTGTGCTGGCTTGAAGGATGTGAATAAGGGCAGGCAGGTTCATGGTTGTGTATTGAAATTGGGCTTAGAGGACCATCTGGTTGTTGCAAGTTCGTTGGCGCATATGTATATGAAGTCTGGTAGCTTAAGAGAAGGGGAGATGGTGATCAAGTCAATGCCAGCTCCAACTGTAGCGGCTTGGAATACCCTTATTGCTGGTAAGGCTCAGAATGGATGTTTTGAGGGTACATTAGAGCTGTATAATTTGATGAAAATCGCTGGGTTTAGACCGGATAAGATAACATTTGTTAGTCTGATCAGCTCGTGTTCGGAGCTGGCTACGATAGGACAGGGACAGCAGATTCATTCTGAGGTTATAAAAACTGGAGCAGTTTCTGTGGTTGCAGTTGATAGCTCCTTGATTAGCATGTATTCAAAATGTGGGTGTTTAGATGAAGCTGAGAAGATTTTTGAGGACAGGGAGGAAGCTGATATTGTTTTGTGGAGTGCTATGATATCTGCTTATGGGTTTCATGGGAAAGGAAAGGACGCGGTTGGGTTGTTTCATCGCATGGAGCAGGAAGGACTGGTACCTAATCATGTGACTTTCTTGAGTTTGCTCTATGCCTGTAGTCATAGTGGGATGAAGGATGAAGGACTTGAATTTTTCAACTTGATGGTGGAAAAGTACAATGTGGAGCCTCAACTGGTGCATTATACATGTGTGGTTGATCTCCTAGGAAGAGCAGGCCGTTTGCAGGAGGCTGAAGCTCTTATTAGATCTATGCCTGTGAAGCCAGATGCTGTCATATGGAAGACGTTGCTATCGGCCTGTAAAATCCATAAAAATGCCGATATGGCTAGGAGTATAGCTGAAGAAGTTTTGAGGATTGATCCTCAGGATTCAGCTTCATATGTGCTCCTTGCTAATGTTCATGCATCTGCTAAAAGGTGGAAGTATGTTTCTGAAGTGAGGAAATCAATGAGGGATAGGGGAGTAAAGAAAGAACCAGGTATAAGCTGGCTGGagttgaagaaccaggttcaccACTTTATTATGGGTGATAAATCTCACCCACAGTCGGAAGAGGTTGATGTATACTTAAAGGAATTGATCGCAGAACTGAAGTTAGAGGGCTATGTTCCTGATACGGGCTCCGTTTTGCATGATATGGATTTAGAGGAAAAAGAGCACAACTTGGTCCATCACAGTGAAAAATTAGCAATTGCTTTTGCTCTAATGAACACCCCCGAGGGTTTTCCAATTAGGATAATGAAGAATTTACGAATTTGTGGCGATTGCCATGTGGCTATTAAGTACATATCCAAGATCAAAAAGCGAGAAATTATTGTACGCGATGCCAGTAGGTTTCATCACTTCAAAGATGGCTGTTGTTCTTGTGGAGATTATTGGTGA
- the LOC104109521 gene encoding uncharacterized protein isoform X1, whose protein sequence is MSSNRPYNFTPNENWSPEQWHDSTSHEPEHSNWNRWRVIYPRPTPPRDIPQNYRHVVHDPWLPVTERPIPVPHGATSYPYPGQPRHRPPHPPVRVLVHDDDIPRHAPDPRPSQPPFESPPPWFLQNQPQNRDESKLSPDEQKSALNKLKKEIYNPVQTKVARQVSLYFRGLNNNMNNSTANELKKDNDEDGKRCAICLEDFVPKEMVTVTPCSHMFHEDCIVPWVTSHGSCPVCRFAICERMKESTDSSVRTIANTMPHDLMAERGLISIMRAFDEAFELDHIRSILFPRLTRG, encoded by the exons ATGAGCAGCAACAGACCTTATAATTTTACACCAAATGAGAATTGGAGTCCTGAACAGTGGCATGATTCTACTTCACATGAACCTGAGCACAGCAACTGGAACAGATGGCGAGTCATTTACCCTCGTCCTACACCTCCCCGAGATATCCCTCAG AATTATAGACATGTCGTTCATGATCCATGGTTGCCTGTAACAGAGAGACCAATACCAGTACCTCATGGTGCAACCAG TTATCCATATCCAGGCCAACCACGACATAGACCACCTCATCCTCCTGTTCGAGTGCTAGTCCACGACGATGACATACCAAGACATGCACCAGATCCTAGGCCAAGCCAACCTCCATTTGAATCTCCCCCTCCTTGGTTTCTACAGAACCAGCCACAAAACCGGGACGAATCCAAATTAAGCCCAGATGAGCAAAAGTCTGCATTGAATAAGCTCAAGAAAGAAATCTACAATCCTGTACAAACAAAAGTTGCAAGACAAGTAAGCCTTTATTTTAGAGGTTTGAACAATAACATGAATAATAGTactgccaatgaattgaaaaagGACAACGACGAAGATGGTAAAAGATGTGCCATTTGCTTGGAAGATTTTGTGCCTAAAGAAATGGTGACAGTAACTCCATGCAGCCACATGTTCCATGAAGATTGTATTGTTCCATGGGTGACGAGCCATGGCTCGTGTCCTGTTTGTCGCTTTGCAATTTGCGAACGGATGAAAGAAAGCACAGACTCATCGGTCAGGACTATTGCAAACACAATGCCACATGATCTAATGGCGGAAAGGGGCCTGATTTCCATAATGAGAGCATTTGATGAAGCTTTTGAATTGGATCACATTAGATCCATTCTCTTCCCAAGATTAACCAGAGGCTAG
- the LOC104091691 gene encoding probable alpha,alpha-trehalose-phosphate synthase [UDP-forming] 7 — protein sequence MMSRSYTNLLDLASGNFPVMGRERERPRMMPRVMTVPGSICELDDDLAHSVSSDNLSSLAGDRMIIVANLLPLKAKRRPDNKGWSFSWNEDSLLLRLKDGLPEDMEVLFVGSLSIDVDPIEQDDVSSYLLDKFRCVPTFLPPNILEKYYEGFCKRHLWPLFHYMLPFSPDHGGRFDRSMWEAYVSANKMFSQKVVEVLNPEDDFVWVHDYHLMVLPTFLRRRFNRLRIGFFLHSPFPSSEIYRTLPVREEILKALLCSDLVGFHTFDYARHFLSCCSRMLGLEYQSKRGYIGLEYFGRTVGIKIMPVGIHMGHIESMKKIAYKEVKFKELKQQFEGKTVLLGVDDLDIFKGINLKLLAMEHMLKQHPKWQGQAVLVQIANPMWGKGIDLEEIQAEIQESCNRINKQFGKPGYEPIVYIDKPVSSSERMAYYSLAECVVVTAVRDGMNLTPYEYIVCRHGVSGSETDSGVGGPDKSMLVVSEFIGCSPSLSGAIRINPWNVEATAEAMNEAVSMAEQEKQLRHEKHYRFVSTHDVAYWSRSFLQDMERTCADHFRKRCYGIGLGFGFRVVALDPNFRKLSIDDIVNAYIKSKSRAIFLDYDGTVMPQNSIIKSPSSEVISILNRICGDQNNTVFIVSGRGRESLSKWFSPCRKLGLAAEHGYFLRWAEDQEWEVCSQSSDFGWMHLAEPVMQSYTDATDGSCIERKESAIVWQYRDADSGFGFSQAKEMLDHLESVLANEPVAVKSGQFIVEVKPQGVTKGLVAEKIFTSLAEKGKRADFVLCIGDDRSDEDMFEIIGDALSRNIISYDTKVFACTVGQKPSKAKYYLDDTSEVVLMLDSLAEATDTPVTSDEESESSA from the exons ATGATGTCCAGATCATATACCAATCTTTTGGATTTGGCATCTGGGAATTTTCCTGTAATGGGAAGAGAGAGGGAGCGGCCGCGGATGATGCCACGTGTAATGACAGTGCCTGGGAGTATATGTGAGCTGGATGATGACCTTGCTCATAGTGTTTCTTCTGATAACTTATCTTCCCTTGCTGGTGATCGGATGATTATTGTGGCGAATCTGTTGCCACTGAAAGCAAAAAGGAGACCGGACAATAAAGGCTGGAGCTTTAGTTGGAATGAGGACTCATTGCTTTTGAGACTTAAGGATGGTTTACCTGAAGATATGGAAGTCTTATTTGTTGGGTCTTTATCCATTGATGTTGATCCAATTGAACAGGATGACGTTTCTAGCTATCTTTTAGATAAATTTAGATGCGTGCCAACATTTCTTCCGCCTAATATTTTGGAGAAATATTATGAGGGCTTCTGCAAGAGGCATTTGTGGCCACTTTTTCACTACATGTTGCCATTTTCACCTGATCACGGAGGTCGCTTTGATCGTTCTATGTGGGAGGCTTATGTTTCTGCCAACAAGATGTTTTCGCAGAAAGTGGTTGAGGTGCTTAATCCCGAGGATGATTTTGTTTGGGTTCACGATTATCATTTGATGGTGTTGCCCACTTTCTTGAGGAGGCGGTTCAATCGATTGAGAATTGGGTTTTTCCTTCACAGTCCATTTCCTTCATCTGAGATTTACAGGACGCTTCCTGTTAGAGAGGAAATACTTAAAGCTCTGCTATGTTCTGACCTTGTTGGATTCCATACTTTTGACTACGCTCgacatttcctttcttgttgcagTCGAATGTTAGGTTTAGAGTATCAATCTAAGAGAGGTTATATAGGTTTAGAATACTTTGGAAGGACAGTAGGTATCAAGATTATGCCCGTAGGGATACATATGGGTCACATTGAGTCTATGAAGAAAATTGCATATAAAGAGGTAAAGTTTAAGGAGCTAAAACAGCAATTTGAAGGAAAAACTGTTCTGCTTGGAGTTGATGACTTGGACATCTTCAAAGGtatcaacttaaagcttctagctATGGAGCATATGCTGAAACAGCATCCCAAGTGGCAAGGGCAGGCTGTACTTGTCCAGATTGCCAATCCTATGTGGGGTAAAGGAATAGATTTAGAGGAAATACAGGCTGAGATACAGGAAAGCTGCAATAGAATTAATAAACAATTTGGCAAGCCTGGGTATGAACCTATAGTTTATATTGATAAGCCTGTGTCAAGTAGCGAACGAATGGCTTATTATAGTCTTGCTGAATGTGTTGTTGTCACAGCTGTTAGGGATGGAATGAACCTGACTCCATATGAATACATCGTCTGTCGACACGGTGTATCTGGTTCAGAAACAGATTCAGGTGTAGGTGGACCCGACAAGAGCATGCTAGTTGTGTCAGAATTTATTGGGTGTTCACCTTCCTTAAGTGGGGCAATCCGTATTAACCCATGGAATGTTGAAGCAACTGCCGAGGCAATGAATGAGGCTGTATCAATGGCTGAACAAGAGAAACAGCTACGGCATGAGAAGCATTACCGTTTTGTCAGCACTCACGATGTTGCGTATTGGTCGAGAAGTTTCTTGCAAGATATGGAGAGAACTTGTGCTGATCACTTTAGGAAAAGATGCTATGGTATTGGTTTGGGCTTTGGGTTTAGAGTTGTTGCCCTAGATCCCAACTTCAGGAAGCTGTCAATTGATGATATTGTGAATGCTTATATCAAGTCTAAGAGCAGGGCCATATTCCTGGACTATGATGGAACTGTGATGCCTCAGAATTCTATCATCAAGTCTCCAAGTTCTGAAGTTATCTCCATCCTAAATAGAATTTGTGGTGATCAAAACAATACAGTCTTCATTGTTAGTGGAAGAGGGAGGGAAAGCCTAAGCAAGTGGTTTTCTCCTTGTAGGAAACTGGGACTTGCAGCAGAACATGGCTACTTTTTGAG ATGGGCTGAAGATCAGGAATGGGAAGTATGCAGTCAGAGCTCTGATTTTGGTTGGATGCATCTTGCTGAACCCGTAATGCAATCCTACACAGACGCTacagatggttcttgcatagaaAGAAAGGAAAGTGCTATAGTGTGGCAGTATCGTGATGCGGATTCTGGATTTGGGTTTTCTCAGGCAAAGGAGATGCTTGATCATCTAGAGAGTGTTTTAGCAAATGAACCGGTTGCTGTGAAAAGTGGCCAGTTCATTGTGGAAGTGAAGCCCCAG GGTGTTACCAAAGGTTTAGTTGCAGAAAAAATCTTTACATCTTTAGCTGAGAAAGGAAAACGGGCGGATTTTGTGCTTTGCATTGGTGATGATAGATCTGATGAAGATATGTTTGAAATCATCGGCGATGCTTTGTCCAGAAATATTATTTCATATGATACCAAGGTATTTGCTTGCACAGTTGGACAAAAACCTAGCAAAGCTAAGTATTACTTGGATGACACATCGGAGGTGGTGCTAATGCTCGACTCCCTTGCTGAAGCCACTGATACTCCAGTGACTTCCGATGAAGAATCTGAGAGCTCCGCGTGA
- the LOC104091672 gene encoding ATP-dependent zinc metalloprotease FTSH 2, chloroplastic, translating into MATSSVCIAGNSLSTHRRQKVFRKEIYGRKILFSSNLPSSSKTSRIAVKASLQQRPDEGRRGFLKLLLGNVGLGVPALLGDGKAYADEQGVSNSRMSYSRFLEYLDKDRVQKVDLFENGTIAIVEAISPELGNRVQRVRVQLPGLSQELLQKLREKNIDFAAHNAQEDSGSFLFNLIGNLAFPLILIGGLFLLSRRSPGGMGGPGGPGNPLAFGQSKAKFQMEPNTGVTFDDVAGVDEAKQDFMEVVEFLKKPERFTAVGARIPKGVLLVGPPGTGKTLLAKAIAGEAGVPFFSISGSEFVEMFVGVGASRVRDLFKKAKENAPCIVFVDEIDAVGRQRGTGIGGGNDEREQTLNQLLTEMDGFEGNTGIIVVAATNRADILDSALLRPGRFDRQVSVDVPDIKGRTEILKVHAGNKKFDSDVSLEVIAMRTPGFSGADLANLLNEAAILAGRRGKTAIASKEIDDSIDRIVAGMEGTVMTDGKSKSLVAYHEVGHAICGTLTPGHDAVQKVTLIPRGQAKGLTWFIPADDPTLISKQQLFARIVGGLGGRAAEEVIFGEPEVTTGAAGDLQQITGLAKQMVVTFGMSELGPWSLMDSSAQSGDVIMRMMARNSMSEKLAEDIDGAVKRLSDSAYEIALTHIRNNREAIDKIVEVLLEKETMTGDEFRAILSEFVEIPAENRVAPVVPTPATV; encoded by the exons ATGGCTACTTCATCAGTGTGCATAGCAGGAAATAGTTTGTCTACTCATAGAAGGCAGAAAGTTTTCAGGAAGGAGATTTATGGcaggaaaattttattttcctcaaatcttcCATCGTCTAGTAAAACATCGAGAATAGCTGTAAAAGCATCCCTTCAGCAAAGGCCAGATGAAGGAAGAAGAGGCTTTCTCAAATTATTGCTTGGAAATGTTGGGCTTGGAGTACCTGCTTTGTTAGGTGATGGAAAAGCCTACGCTGATGAGCAAGGTGTTTCTAACTCAAGGATGTCGTATTCTAGATTTTTGGAGTATTTGGATAAGGATAGGGTGCAAAAAGTAGATTTGTTTGAAAACGGAACCATAGCTATTGTTGAGGCTATATCTCCAGAATTAGGAAACCGGGTTCAGAGGGTTCGGGTACAACTACCTGGGCTCAGCCAGGAACTCCTTCAGAAGTTGCGAGAAAAGAACATTGACTTTGCTGCTCACAATGCCCAAGAGGACTCGGGTTCTTTCCTATTCAACTTGATTGGGAATCTGGCATTCCCGCTTATTTTGATTGGTGGTCTTTTCCTTCTATCAAGGCGGTCTCCTGGAGGAATGGGAGGTCCTGGTGGGCCTGGTAACCCATTAGCATTTGGTCAATCAAAGGCTAAATTCCAAATGGAGCCAAACACTGGTGTAACATTTGATGATGTTGCTGGTGTAGATGAAGCAAAACAAGATTTTATGGAGGTCGTAGAATTTTTGAAGAAGCCCGAGAGGTTTACCGCAGTGGGGGCTCGTATTCCAAAAGGTGTTCTTCTTGTTGGTCCTCCTGGTACTGGGAAGACCCTGCTAGCAAAGGCAATTGCTGGTGAAGCGGGTGTTCCATTTTTCTCAATTTCAGGTTCAGAATTTGTTGAGATGTTTGTTGGTGTAGGAGCCTCTCGAGTCCGTGATCTTTTCAAGAAGGCCAAGGAAAATGCTCCCTGCATTGTATTTGTTGATGAAATTGATGCTGTTGGGCGGCAAAGAGGGACTGGAATTGGAGGAGGGAATGATGAAAGGGAACAGACCCTGAACCAACTATTGACAGAAATGGACGGTTTCGAAGGAAATACTGGTATAATAGTTGTTGCGGCAACCAATCGTGCAGATATTCTTGACTCTGCTTTGCTGAGACCAGGGCGATTTGATAGACAA GTAAGTGTGGATGTTCCAGATATCAAGGGAAGAACAGAGATCTTAAAGGTTCATGCAGGCAACAAGAAGTTCGATTCTGATGTTTCTCTTGAAGTTATAGCCATGAGGACACCCGGTTTTAGTGGTGCAGATCTTGCTAACCTCTTAAATGAAGCAGCCATTCTTGCTGGTCGACGTGGTAAGACAGCAATCGCGTCCAAAGAGATTGATGATTCAATTGATAGGATAGTGGCTGGAATGGAAGGAACAGTCATGACTGATGGCAAGAGCAAGAGTCTGGTGGCATACCACGAAGTTGGACATGCCATCTGTGG AACTCTCACTCCAGGGCATGATGCTGTTCAAAAGGTCACATTAATCCCACGTGGTCAGGCAAAAGGTTTGACCTGGTTCATTCCTGCAGATGATCCAACCTTAATATCCAAGCAGCAACTCTTTGCTAGAATTGTCGGAGGACTTGGGGGAAGAGCTGCAGAGGAAGTTATCTTTGGTGAACCTGAGGTGACCACTGGTGCTGCCGGCGATTTGCAGCAGATCACCGGTTTGGCAAAACAG ATGGTTGTCACTTTTGGGATGTCTGAACTTGGCCCATGGTCGCTCATGGATTCTTCAGCCCAAAGTGGTGATGTAATCATGAGAATGATGGCCAGGAATTCTATGTCTGAAAAGCTAGCTGAAGACATTGATGGTGCTGTAAAGAGGCTTTCAGACAGTGCATATGAGATTGCACTGACCCACATCCGCAACAACCGTGAAGCAATTGATAAGATTGTGGAAGTCCTCCTTGAAAAGGAGACAATGACTGGAGATGAATTCCGCGCTATTCTCTCAGAATTTGTTGAAATTCCTGCTGAAAACCGAGTTGCTCCTGTTGTACCTACCCCAGCAACTGTATAA
- the LOC104109521 gene encoding protein sym-1 isoform X2, whose translation MGSLSGGNGSLWGMGFFHSQEWNFERRRRRSSGEKEGKSSSNASKSSRADVNGGSGYRFPLKQAMTASSLALTGDTLAQLRDRWLKNKDTLPNPPHPKDMIGALLSEHDWLRSIRMASYGFLLYGPGTYAWYSYLDRCMPKQTVENILMKVVLNQIVLGPAVIAVIFAWNNLWLGKLSDLPNKYQKDALPTLLFGFRFWIPVSVLNFWVIPLQARVAFMSMASIFWNFWLSATMSK comes from the exons ATGGGGTCATTGAGTGGTGGAAATGGGAGTCTATGGGGAATGGGATTTTTTCATTCTCAAGAATGGAACTTTGaacgaaggagaagaagaagcagTGGTGAAAAAGAAGGTAAAAGCAGTAGTAATGCATCAAAATCCTCACGTGCCGATGTAAATGGTGGAAGCGGTTATCGTTTCCCTTTGAAGCAAGCCATGACTGCTAGCTCTCTTGCCCTTACTGGTGACACCTTAGCTCAGCTCCGTGACCGCTGGCTCAAGAACAAAGACACCCTTCCTAATCCACCTCATCCTAAG GATATGATTGGTGCTCTCCTATCTGAGCATGACTGGCTTCGATCCATCCGGATGGCTTCATATGGATTTTTGTTATATGGTCCTGGTACTTACGCATGGTACTCGTATCTCGACAGATGTATGCCCAAGCAAACAGTGGAGAATATATTAATGAAG GTTGTATTAAACCAAATTGTACTAGGTCCTGCTGTAATTGCTGTTATCTTTGCATGGAATAATTTATGGCTGGGGAAACTTTCAGATCTTCCGAACAAATATCAGAAAGACGCCCTTCCAACTCTACTTTTTG GATTTAGGTTCTGGATCCCTGTCAGTGTATTGAACTTTTG GGTGATTCCTCTTCAAGCTCGTGTTGCTTTCATGTCGATGGCTTCTATATTCTGGAATTTTTGGTTGTCAGCAACTATGAGCAAGTAA